The Kribbella shirazensis genomic interval CGAGGGCGACGGTGTCGCGGAGGGTGAACTCGAAGCGGCCGAACTCCTGCACCAGCAGGCCGAAGTGCCCGAGCCGTTCGGTCTCGGTCATGGTCGCGGCGTCGACGCCGTCGATCAGCACCCGGCCGCACTCCGGGCGCAACGTGCCGACCAGCAGGTTGATCGCGGTCGACTTCCCGGCGCCGTTCACGCCGACCACGGCGACGAGCTCACCGCGACGCGCGGCGATGGACACGTTGCACAGCGTCGGGGCGGCGGCGTCCGGGTAGCTGAAGCTGACGTTGTCCAGGGCAACGGACTCGACGCGTGGTACGACGGCTCGCGGTCCGCTCTCCGGAACGCCGTGGACGAACCGCCGGTAGATCGCCGCCTGCGGAGCGGCGGTGATGATACTGCCGAACGCGTACCCGCATTGGCGGATCGCGTTGAGCCCGGTGATGGTGCCGGCCACCGCCGCGGCCGCCGCTCCCCCGGACGCGCCGCCGAGCACCAGCGCGATCAAGGCGCCGCCGAACAGCAGGACGGTCGCCAGCGCCGCGCCCAGCTCGTACACCATCGCCGTACGGACCATCCGGTCGAGGACCCGGGTCCCTCGAGCGCGGCTGTCGGCGATCAGCTCGGCAACCTTCCATCCCGATCCGAGCACCGCCAGCTCGGTCCCCGGGCGTTGCTGGATCAGCTGCTCGGTCGCGTACGCCGCTGTGCGCTCGTGCCCACCCACCTGCGGCCAGCCCTTCGCCTCCATCCGCGCGATCAACGTGAACGCGAGAACGGTCGGGACCAGCGCGGCGAGCACCAGCAGCCCCGCCAGCAGGTTGATCGACGAGATCGTGACGCACAGCACGACAGACGTGACCGCCGCACTGAAGACCTGGACCGGCTTCCCGGCGACGTCACTCATCGGGTGCGTCGCGGTCTGACTGGCCTCGAGGTCTCCGACCACCTCGGGCTCGGCCAGCCGGCTCGGACTCAGCCGAGCCGCCGCCCGGGCCAGCTCGACCCGCAGGGCGAGCCGAAGCCGCAGCATCATCCGCTGCCCGGCGGCGTTCGACACCTGGGTCAGCGGATACATCGACCCGACCACCACGGTCAGGCCGAGCAGCGCTCCCCACGGGTCGTCCGCCTCGACCAGGTCGCGGATCAGCACGACCTGCGCACCCGGCAGGATCGCCAGCAGGAGTTGGAGAAACGAGTACGTCGCGAGCCGTCCCGGAGTGATCCGGACGGCGTCGCTCAACGATTCACGGGCAGTACGAAACGCCTCGAGCACGATGATTCCTCTTCACGCAGAGCAGGCCGGAGCCGCGCCGGGGACCCGGCGCCGCTCACGTCGGCCGTCAAGTGCGTGCGATCCCGTGGTGAAGAGATCCAGAGGCAGATCACGTGGTGACGTGTTCGAACCAACCTATCAGTGGGGTGGGATGTTCTGGTTCAGCTGGAAGAGGTTGCCCGGGTCGTACTTCCGCTTGAGGTCCTTGAGCCGGTCGTACGTCGAGGCGCCGTACGCGGACCGGATCCGGTCCTCGCCCTCGTCGGTGAGGAAGTTCACGTAGGCGCCGACCTGGTGCGGTTCGATCGCCCGCCAGGAGTCCCGGACCCATTCGCGCTCCGCGGCGAATCCGTCCTGACCCGTGGTCGCGCCGACGAAGTTGAACGTGTGGCCGCTCGAGCGGTCGCCGAACGCCATGCTGTCCGCCGGCACCCGGGAGATCGCGCCACCGAGGTGGAAGATCGGGTACGACGTCAGCGGTGAGCTGATCGCCAGACCGCGCGCAGCGGCGATGTCGACGACGTCGTCCGACAGCTCGGCGACGTCACAGGAACGCATGTAGTACCACCAGCCGTGCGGGAAGCTGGGGTCGAACATCGCCTGATGGGCAACGAACGGCTTCGGCAGGCACAGGTCCAGCAGCGGTGGCGCGAAGGCCTTCAGCGGCGCGATCACCTGCTCCCCGTCCTCGACCGCACCCGCGTAACAGGCGACAACCACGACGACAGGGCGGCCGTGGAACTCG includes:
- a CDS encoding ABC transporter ATP-binding protein, producing the protein MLEAFRTARESLSDAVRITPGRLATYSFLQLLLAILPGAQVVLIRDLVEADDPWGALLGLTVVVGSMYPLTQVSNAAGQRMMLRLRLALRVELARAAARLSPSRLAEPEVVGDLEASQTATHPMSDVAGKPVQVFSAAVTSVVLCVTISSINLLAGLLVLAALVPTVLAFTLIARMEAKGWPQVGGHERTAAYATEQLIQQRPGTELAVLGSGWKVAELIADSRARGTRVLDRMVRTAMVYELGAALATVLLFGGALIALVLGGASGGAAAAAVAGTITGLNAIRQCGYAFGSIITAAPQAAIYRRFVHGVPESGPRAVVPRVESVALDNVSFSYPDAAAPTLCNVSIAARRGELVAVVGVNGAGKSTAINLLVGTLRPECGRVLIDGVDAATMTETERLGHFGLLVQEFGRFEFTLRDTVALGAPYAVTDQEVRAALAGTFAANLPLDTRLGQQWGGTGISGGQWQRLALARIRLRNAGVWILDEPTSAIDAEAEQEIFTELRRTSATRITIVVSHRAWTLRAMDRIYVIENGTVIQQGTYDELMARPDGRFARLFAAQHE